Proteins encoded within one genomic window of Microbispora sp. ZYX-F-249:
- a CDS encoding ATP-binding protein — protein sequence MRRRLLSSMLLVAVIAVLLLGVPLGVVVVRLINDEVAQELRTDANRLLLGVEYSVSQRQEISPDQLARNYPDRYLQVFVRGNPPIVVGAPPPAGRDLTEEARSENGYVRVSRDAAQIQQDTQARLVLIMALAVVALGAAIGLATFTSRRLSLPLQDLTRIAERLGSGDARPSRHRYGIPELDLVAEVLDRSALRISDLLAREREFATDASHQLRTPLTGLSMRLEEIVAAADQPEVVREEGEAAVVQVERLTAVIDELLAAARRQRHAQAEPIDVDDVVGQQIVEWEPAFRRAHRSLVLAGDRGLRALGTTGGLSQVLSTLLENSLKHGDGVLTINTSSTGRSVVIEVADEGPGIPEALGHRVFERSVSGGGGTGLGLTLARALVAADGGRLELVKRRPATFAIFLRHTRDNDRHRVVSGPA from the coding sequence CTGCTCGTCGCGGTCATCGCGGTACTGCTGTTAGGCGTGCCCCTGGGCGTGGTCGTCGTGCGCTTGATCAACGACGAGGTCGCCCAGGAGCTCAGGACGGACGCGAACCGGCTGCTGCTCGGAGTGGAGTACTCCGTCAGCCAGCGGCAGGAGATCAGTCCCGACCAGCTCGCGCGGAACTACCCGGACCGGTACCTCCAGGTGTTCGTCCGCGGGAATCCGCCGATCGTCGTGGGTGCGCCTCCTCCGGCGGGCCGCGACCTGACCGAGGAGGCGCGTTCCGAGAACGGATACGTACGCGTCAGCCGTGACGCGGCCCAGATCCAACAGGACACCCAGGCGCGGCTGGTGCTCATCATGGCGCTCGCCGTCGTGGCCCTCGGGGCCGCGATCGGGCTGGCGACGTTCACCTCGCGTCGCCTGAGCCTGCCACTCCAAGATCTCACCAGGATCGCGGAGCGGCTGGGCTCGGGCGACGCCAGGCCGAGCAGGCACCGCTACGGCATCCCGGAGCTGGATCTCGTGGCCGAGGTGCTGGACCGCAGCGCGCTGCGGATCTCCGACCTGCTCGCGCGGGAGCGCGAGTTCGCGACCGACGCCTCCCACCAGCTGCGTACACCGCTGACCGGGCTGAGCATGCGCCTGGAGGAGATCGTCGCGGCGGCCGACCAGCCCGAGGTGGTCCGCGAGGAGGGCGAGGCGGCCGTGGTGCAGGTCGAGCGGCTGACGGCGGTGATCGACGAGCTGCTGGCCGCCGCCCGCAGGCAGCGGCACGCCCAGGCGGAGCCGATCGACGTGGACGACGTGGTAGGGCAGCAGATCGTCGAGTGGGAGCCCGCGTTCCGCCGGGCCCACCGGTCGCTGGTGCTCGCGGGCGACCGCGGCCTGCGCGCCCTCGGCACGACCGGCGGGCTCAGCCAGGTGCTGTCCACCCTGCTGGAGAACTCCCTCAAGCACGGCGACGGCGTGCTGACGATCAACACATCGAGTACGGGCAGGTCTGTGGTGATCGAGGTGGCCGACGAGGGCCCGGGCATCCCGGAGGCCCTCGGCCACCGGGTGTTCGAGCGGAGTGTGAGCGGAGGAGGCGGCACGGGCCTGGGGCTCACCCTCGCCCGCGCGCTGGTGGCGGCCGACGGCGGTCGGCTGGAGCTCGTCAAGCGCCGCCCGGCGACCTTCGCCATCTTCTTACGCCACACCCGGGACAACGACCGTCACCGGGTGGTGAGCGGCCCCGCGTGA
- a CDS encoding GtrA family protein yields the protein MQFLRSAYQRFAALIHELLKFGTVGAIAFVIDFGGTNLLRFGVGMGPLFSKVVATIVAATFAYMGNRFWTYRHREQSGLAREYVLFFLLNGIGLLPSLITIGFVTYTLGLHDTLSYNIAQAVGLALGTLFRLWSYKKWVFLAAPQLAEESVEGAGVRPHPEVKAQADPLTTR from the coding sequence GTGCAGTTTCTTCGAAGCGCCTACCAGCGGTTCGCCGCGCTCATCCATGAGTTGCTCAAGTTCGGCACGGTGGGCGCGATCGCGTTCGTCATCGACTTCGGCGGCACCAACCTGCTGCGGTTCGGCGTCGGCATGGGCCCGCTGTTTTCGAAGGTCGTGGCCACGATCGTCGCCGCCACGTTCGCGTACATGGGCAACCGCTTCTGGACCTACCGCCATCGGGAGCAGAGCGGCCTGGCGCGCGAGTACGTCCTGTTCTTCCTGCTCAACGGCATCGGGCTGCTGCCCTCGCTGATCACCATCGGCTTCGTGACGTACACACTGGGCCTGCATGACACGCTGAGCTACAACATCGCCCAGGCGGTCGGTCTGGCCCTCGGCACGCTGTTCCGCCTCTGGTCGTACAAGAAGTGGGTGTTCCTGGCGGCCCCTCAACTGGCCGAGGAAAGCGTGGAGGGGGCCGGCGTACGGCCCCACCCCGAGGTGAAGGCACAGGCCGACCCCCTCACCACCCGCTGA